ACAGTTGTTTTGCGAATGGCTTGACATTGTCAATAATCAAATGCGAAGTTCCAATCGGAAGATCATTTTGATTGTTGCAACTGTGCAGCCCACCCACATGTGGAAAGAAGCAACATAAAGCTGGTATTTTTGCCACCCAACACAACCGCCAAACTGCAACCCTGTGATGCTGGGATCATACAGGCAGTTAAGCTACAATACCGCAAAAAACTCCTCCGCAAGATTGCCTTTGCCTTCGACGAAGTGGAATCCACATCTTGCTTAGCCAAGAAGGTCACACTATTTGATGCTATCATGTGGTTACGGCATGCTTTGAACTTGTTGCCTGAAACAACAATTCGAAAGTGCTTTGTGCACTGTGGAATCAAAGCATCAAGGTAAAAGATAAAATGACTTCAACTAGTTATACTCTGACACCTTAAAATGTTTAGTGTAacttgtttttggttttttttttttttacagtgtaGATGAGGTTACCGAGAGTGAAGGCAATAATCAAGACGATACTGCTGAGGAAATTCTACCCTTGTTGAATGGCATTACCTTGGAAGAATTCGCCAGTCAAGACAATGCTTTGTTGACAAGTTGTGATGGAGTAGATGATCCAAATTGGGAAAGGCATTTGATCGAACAAGCCAAGAATGGGTTTGAATCAGATGCTGATGAAGACGATGAAGAGCAAGGAAGCGAAAACTCTGAAGAAGACCAGCCTCCTGAAATCACCGTTAAGGAAGCAGCTAGAATGGTTGCTGAACTAAAACGATTCGGCTTTAAAAATAACTTGAAGCCTGAAATTGTAGATGCTTTGTTGAACATTGAAAGCGCAATTGAGCAAGTAAAATTTGACaagcaagcaaacgcaaaaCAATCCAAAGTAACAAACTTTTTTCTGCCATTAAGATAGATCGCACGTTGTATGATTATAATCCTAGTTcttgcaataaaaatattttctctaaAATGATTGATTTGCTGTGTTTTGTATGGCTAAGCTCTCTGTACCTAtatattcaaattaaaatacaGTATATACATAAAACGCAGATACGGTAAAAAATTCAAGTTGATGACATCATTCAGAACCTGCTTTAACGACCACCTGTCATTAACGACCATCTTTGCGTGACATTTGGGGTGGTCGCAAAACTCAGGTTTCACTGTACTtcatcgcacgtggcggaaagataagcatggcagtgactggctgcagacgtttagttgttcgagtaaagcgaaaattaatcgcttgaaggaacttttgaagagcaagatttgCTGATAAACACTAGACCCTTTCACTAGACatgctctcagtttcttttgcatttctttctcggcaccttaagaagttttatgaatattaattaggtttttgagaactcaaaacacagatgtatccatggataagccacaccctcgatttttggcttcaatttgtgaaaaaaagtgtggcttatacatggacgtttacggttaTTATTTATCAGCTTTTTAAAATGCTCAAAAAAATTCTCAGGGTTTTGCAAGTTAATTATTTCATCAGTACCATTGATTGTTACTCATAGTGTCATGCTCCTTACAAAGCTGAATCGCAGTTTCATCGACAAAATAAAGTTTCCTTGGGTCCACAGTTCTTCACCACTTTACAAAAGCTGGTCGTTGTGCAATGTTCTCACGTGAGAATCTCTCAGAAGCCTTGTGCCTCATCAAATCTAAATCGAGAAGAGTCCTGCATATTGTAGGGAGTGATGGTATCTCTCTATGTGGTAAATTTAAGTAGTCGCAAAGAACAGTTTGAATTTCGCTCAAGTAAACAAATGGGTCATGTGTGACAAGTGCTACAAGATAAACCACTTTTCAAGGTTGAGTTATCGTGAGCGGTGATCCCTGATCTCCTGGGTCAGATGTGCTGTTCATAAAAAATCTTCGTCTGGTATGGTGGAACAATGTCACACACTTAGGAATGAGAGGAGTTAAAGAACAGAACTACTAAATTATTTCACCGTGGCAGAGCAGTACATAGAATACAAAGAACGACGAACCGACTGTGACAAAGTGGGCGAGAAAGTGTAACAACAAGATTTGGAGGACAGATGGTGGAGAGCGAGGTCCTAACAGAGCTTTTATCGAGTACGttggccatcttccaaagggtGATAACGTTCCTGGATGTTCTTCCTGACTCCAGTTGACAGACCCAAATCCAATGTCTGGTACAAGATGACTCCAATTGGTAGAAATACATTGGCAAAGCAAATGCAGAGTATTTTTTTCCATTGCCTCCCTGAACGGCAAGTTCACAAATTCTAGTAGTCGCAAAACAGTCATCCAATCACTTCGCGATGATTTTGACCCACTGGCCATGCCTTTAACTAAGGAATTTAGAGGCTTTGATGACCCGTATTCTCAAGAACTAACAGCTGCAAGTCTTGTAAAATACTCAAGCTCGCCGATAAGTTTGGAGCACATTCCAGGAGGCCAAAAGTTCCGACCAAATTCAATTTCTCCGATattatttcatatttgttaCCTATTTGCCAAGTGAAGTTAATAGAAGAATTCTGAGCGACATCTATTTCTGGATGAAAATTGGATATGAGGATCTTAGGGAGAGTCGCTCTGAAGTATATTTTCTTAACACAAGGTTATCCCAAGTGAAATGTTTTCATTAGATTcgtacatttttattattattatagttctTTAAAACCATTTTAACTATAACTTTAACTATATTATAAACGTAATTCAGTCTTCGGACTGCAAGGTGTTTCTTTTTAATAAACGATTTATCCATCTATCTCGTCCAAGCAACAGCAGCTACTAGTAAGCGTGACAACAGTTACCTGATGGCAGCGGCATTTGGTGGATGTTTACTGGAGTAACTTTTAATAATTCTCCAGTAAATATTTCTATCAACTTTCAGTCCAACGTGACTCCAACAAGCGACTCTCagcgatgaaagaaaaacaattaaaatggtgacttttttggctatttttgtaagaatttactgagaaatttcattcttaattgttatatttttaATAGCTGTGAAGCACTGACCAGTTTTTTGCAGATCTTGATAATTCCTGAACccttcaacttttctttttgctCAACCATTTCAATTGTTGAGTTtcgacgccacattttgccaaGTTGTATGGTAGCAGGCAAATCCAAGACATtcgttgaatgaaattatttttctaGGAAATTTTCGTGTTAAATAACTCTaaattttgtaccttttttggTGTTTATTTCGCTGAGGATTGTGAAATGTGAAAAGCTGCTTTTTCAACgaggttgaaataaaaattggttttctttctaAAAATATCTTGCTTCCTATTCGCCAGATTTTGACACCTGACTTTGAAAGGGTTTCCATGGTTTATGCGCTGGTCAGTGCCGCTGATAAAGATACAAAGCGTTTGCTTTTGCCCAGTAATTGAGTTAACCTTTAGCTATgcaattcaagaaaaattcactGCCAGACGAGTGAATTCCATGTCAAATTTTACCTGAAAAACCAATAGCACACTTATTGCTTCACGAGGCGTGCAAAATTTGACATAGAATTCACTCGTCAGGCAGTGAATTTTTCCATAGTATTAAGATGATGGATTGATGTTTATCAATAGCTATCAAAATGTCATCGTGGATCCGAGTAAGTGCGTTTATATCCTAACAGATATGCTTCTCTTAAGTTGTTATTGTACTCATAATTAACAAGCTGGTCTCCCACGACTTTCTCAATGATCCTTCCCAGAAACTTAAGATTAGTTATCAGACGAAAGTTCTTGAAGTAAAGTAGAgagataaaaatttaaaaaaaccacaacaaacaaaatggcaagAAGCAAGGGGAATTCATCTCTTGGCCGTCTCCTCTCGAAACACAGAAAGTTCATTTTTCTAAACAATACTTTTACTTTGCAACATAACATTAAATTCAAACTGTAATAATTCTGACACCACAAAAGATGTATAAAATTAAAGTGTTTGGGATAACAATGATCTATAGCCATTTTATGTTAATGTGCATTTTCAAAACAGTGAATATATaaattaagataaaaataaGGCATTAGCATGTAGGCAATTTAACTGATTGAGGGTTAATCCTTCCCACTTCCATCTCCAATGATAATAGTTTGTTATTTTTACAAACAGCAGCTCTTTGTATCACAacaatagggaaactgaaacaatcaAAAGACTTTTTCAAATGAATCCGTACGATGTTACACAGGAAATATGTCTATTTAAAACTTGATGAACAAGGAACTGATCGTAAAAGTGAACGCCAACATTCAACAAATTTGGTTTCCTTAAGCCAAGATTTTGACAAGGAGCTAAAAATATAAGCTCTGCTTAATCGAGCTTATCAACACTTCAAAAAGTAGCCGGCACTAATAATTAATCTCTTCAAACAACTTCTAAAACTGAAAATGCAAGTTACTTATCTTCTTATGATCATACTACAGCTCCAACTTTGGAACAGGGTTGAACATGGTGAATTGACCAAAATCAATTCAAGGATATCACATGACCGGTTTTAtttagcaacaacaacaaaacatttgcATACTACTTACCAGCTCCATTGTTGTCACAGGTTTCAAAACCACGCAGGCCGGAAAAAGCAGGTgtgttttcaaatatttcaattaTGTGGGTGGCTTTGATGGTGGTCCACCACCAGTTTTTTTACTGTCctttttaaatcaaagaaaactcCTTCTTTGCAGTAGAGATTTTCCCATTTCTCCTTAACCTCTTGTATCGTACGGTTCTCCTGACCCACTGCGTTGATGACTCTGGTTAGCTCCTCCCATGCCTCGGTTTTTCTCTTATTCATGATACTGTTAATCAGCTTTTACTCTATTATTTCCAGATTTTTTCGAACACTCTCTGTAATTACAGTGATTTTGTTCAccgaaaaattatttttcctcttccTCTCAACCTTAGGTTGGCCCATATCTGCAAACACAACAAGGCTATTGTCGAAACACAACATAGTATTATTCAAGCACAACACAATCTTATCCAACCACAACACACAATTATCCAAACACAATACAATGTCATCAAAACACAACACAAtgggagtaactgctgaatacccttCCATTGGAAGTTATAACCCTGAAAAAGCTGGCTACATGGATACACATTTGTCTCCTGCTAACGCATTAAGAACAAGAAATACATGTATGTCATACTTGCCTTGTGTCTGCTAAGTGGCTACACGGCTACGCAGTTGTGGAGACCACCCCTCCCCCTCAGAATTTGGTGGTAAGCTAATGAAGTGGCTACACGGCTACGCAGTTGCGAAGACCACCCCTTCCCCTCGGAATTTGGTGGTAAGCTAATGAAGTGGCTACACGGCTACGCAGTTGCGAAGACCACCCCTGCCCCTCGGAATTTGGTGGTAAGCTAATGAagtggctacgcggctacgcagTTGTGAAGACCACCCCTCCCCCTCAGAATTAGCTAGTAAGGCAATGAAGTGGCTACGCAGTTGTGAAGACCACCCCTCCCCCTCATAATATGTTAGTAAGGAATGAAGTGTCTATTTAAATTTCTggcaaaatattttatttgttaaaaCAGTAGAAACCGGTAtacgcatatatatatataatcgtCAACTGGTGTTGAGTTAAAAGAGCGGTTTTTAAACAACAATGAACATGAACTTatctaataaaattaattagttTTTAAGGTCTTAGTATAAAAATGTGTGTTGTGAGTCTTAAGAAAGAAGCAATGTCTCTATTTTACAAATTCGAAGTTTCTGTTACTCAATGTCGGGAACGCAGTTGGAAGCAATTAATGCTCGCTTGATTCCAATTGTGACGCTTTTGTTCACAGCTTGATGGAAGTGGTGCGGTAATCCATCTGGCAGCAAATGTCTTTAGGCCACTGTGCCTTGTGAGGATCCTCTTTTACAAAAACGATGACTGGATTAGTTACACGTGAAATTTGGACAGAACAGACTTTACCAACACTGGCTTCTTCGAGGCCTCTAATAGCAGCTGCGAACTCCGAGTTAGCCACTCCCCTAATATTCCTTGGCGCTGACTGTTTGAAGGCCCTGTAAGTCAGTACTGGTCCACCAAATAAAGCACAAGCAGTCATTACAGTTGATAATGTGGGCTGGTCTTTGGTCTCATCTAGTGTTGGAGTGATCAACTCGTTCAGAAACTAAACAAacatgaagaaaagaaaaggttgagATGAAGGTAATGAAGAGTGAAACCATTGCAGGATGATTATACATAAAGCCGCAGTATTGACAGTATTGAAGCAGTATTCACTCACCCCGGCTTTACATCAAAACCGCTAACTTCACACCGATCATTGTTTACAGATGAAGACGAAAAGTGGGAAATAAAGTAATTGACACTAGCTCACCTCAACAAAGATTTCCTTTTGAGACTCAGCCCATCCGACATAATTCAATGGCACGCAGAAGGgttcatttttcaatttcttcacttgGCATTGTCGGTTGTGTCTGTTGCAGGAGCTGGGTAGTTACGTGATTAAAGAGTGTAGTGAAGCTGCAACCCAAAGAATAATGttgatcttttttgttttcggcGGTATGCGACCCTCTGTTATCGCTTCATTGACATCTGCTATAAATTCTTCGTTGAGCGTGTTGAGAATGCGATGGGCTTCGCTGCTCAGTGTGTAAGAAGCATGTGAAGCATGAAGACGAGCAATTTTCCAAAAAGATGTCATCAAAACTCGATAATGGACTTTGTGTGAGTGCCTCCACAGCCTGTTCAGTTTCTTGAGGGGTGGGTCAGAGGCATTTAGGGAAAGTTATTAAAAACCGGTCTAATAGACCGTGTCCTTGATCAAGAATGGTAACCAAGCGAGCAGCGAACGGGCCTTGTGTTGCACCGAGGATGCAAAACGGCGTATTAGATCTAATTTCTCGAACACATTCTGTAGCGTAGCGGTACGATGCCTCTTCCCCTGAAAACATTTGACAAAGAACCTGTACATTGCCAGTTGCGTTTTCCTCATCTGATTTAAGCAACTTGTAAAGGATGTCATAAATTTTGGCAGATAAGAGAAATCCTTTTTCCTGTTCAGCAACAGTCTTAACTAGACCCGACAAAGTGCACTTCTGAATCACGCATCCACTGGCATCATTCAAGCCCTAGGATTTCACGGTAACGATCGTTTCCGGTACCGTGTCGTTACCGTGTGGTTAAAATAACGGAACCGAAAAATAGTTTCTCAGGTAAATATTCAGCCTTACCGATCAAAATTCACTTGATGTGAGTTTTTCCCGCTCTCATTCTTAACTAATAGAGCAATTCGTTGGTTGACTCTGCTTCTCTGCGAAGCAAAAACATTGTTTAGCATCTTTCGTCCTGACCGCCATCTTGTATCATTCCCAAAGTGCATTGCACGGTACTGCTAACCCACGTGTTTCTGTCTCCGTGCGATCATTATGGCTTCCGccgccaaaaagaaaaaataccacTCTGTAAGTTTGAAAACATTTAAGAGGTGGTCTTTCAGTGATGATTTCACCGCGGAAACTGACGATGAGGGCCAAATCTCTTTGTTGAAATGCAAGATTTGCAGCGAACATTTCACGTGAGTATGCTTCTTAATTTGATCTATGAATTAGCCGATCTGTTATGCGActttttcaagcattttgtctatttccttctttgtttttaattgaaATGTTCTTTTTCCCTTTCGGCATTACCTTTCTGATTCATCTTACCTTATAAGACAGCTTGTAAAATTAAAGGTTATGAAGTTTTCTCAAAACATGACAGTAAATAAATGAAGCTGATGAATTGAAAATTACGGCCGGTGTTCGTGAATTACTGCTCAAATTTGCCAGAGAAAACTTAAGATAAGATTTCAAAAAGAAGATATCTTGTTATGGTGGTCATTTCTTTTCTGTATGTtgtggctcttaaaagagccgttttttaAAATAGCTAGTTACTAATTCATCGACTTTAACACTCTCTCTTCCAATTCATCCAAGTCGTTCAGcatgttttcaatattttctaCCAGTGAATGATAAGTAGACATTACAACAGACAAATCTTGCGCTTCTAGTAAAGCTGCAATTGTCTCTTGCAGCTTAACGTCTGTTTCATTGAGTTCTTCTAATAAATCAAGGCGTTCATCACCGATATAGTCGAGAATTGCACGCTTTCGGTCCATAATGGCGTTCTCGAGATGAAATTTTCGCGCTCGAAATTAACCGCTGTACAACATGTACTGGAGGCGGGTTGAAATTGGCATAATTTGTAGAAGCACGTGCAAAGAGGGCGTTGCAGAAATTTAACATAGAAAGCAATGTTCTAAAGCCTTACACTCCGAAGATAATTATCTGAATAAATCTTTTTGCaatggaaaaggaaaaagtatGACGTTTTAAATACTCTATTTTTTAAAGTCAAAATTACTATACTTCTTGACACAGCAAAATTCGTCAAGAGGCCATTCGTAGAGGGATAAGTGGTCCTCCACTGGacgcaattttgaaatatgtagATGGCGTCACCTATGCTCATAAGGGGAATGTGGAGAAGCATATACGAAGTGGATCACTTCACCAGTGGGCCAAAGACAAATTCTCCAAGATGGAAAGTGATACTCAGAGCCAACCCAAACCACTAAATCAAACTACTTTAACAAGATGTGTTACAGAATCCGTGAAGAAAAATTACACCCGCCTCTTCAACACAGCATTTTCGTTGGTAATGGCAGAAAAGTCCTTTGCAGATTTCCCATTTGCGATTAAGATGCAAAAAAGAAACGGCTTGGAGTTCTTGCCAGGCAAGGATGATGAACATTCGTGTTCCATATTTGTTCACTTCTTGGCAGAAGCTTTGAGGTCTGATATCAAATCAATTATTCTGTTGCTGTCAAATTTTTTCGCTGGTGAGATGGATGGTTCTGAGGCTCGAAAAACCAAGGATGAGAAGGAACTGGTCTATTGTAAAGTTGTGATCCGTGGACAGCCAGTGGAATTGTTTCTGAAGTGCCAGAAAATGGCTGACTTTGGAGGAGTGGATGCAGCCTGCACAAAGCAAGCCTTTGATGGTGCCTTTTTGCAAGACTACGGTGTATCAGATGAAAGATACCAGAATCTGTTGATTGCTGTTTGTGCTGATGGCGCAGGAGTCAACATGGGAAGAATATCTGGTGCCTGCACTGAAATGAAATCATCAAGACCATGGTTACTCGTGATCCACTGTGTCAACCATAGACTTGAACTGGCCATAGGCGATGCTTTCTTATCGGATGTATCCTTCAAAAGTCTAGATGAAATGATGACAAGTATTTACTACTTATTCCGAAACAGCGGAAAGAACAAGAGGCTAATCATTCGGTTGGCACAGAGGCTATCAGTTACATGGGTTTCATTTGTCAACCCTAAGGGAACCAGATTCCAAGCACATCGCTACCATGGCATTAGAGTGATGATTGTGAACTACCTCTCATTACTGCTGTTTGCTGAAAATATGATTGAGGCCAACAACAAAACCTGCAAGCCAGAGCTTAAAGCACAGCTGAGAGGCTATCTAAACAAGTGGTTGACGTATGGGTATCTTGGAGCTCTAGAGCTATATCGAAGAGTTTTGCGTCTTACTTCCCATCTCAGCCTGATCATGCAGGGTCAGGATATCCTGATAACGGATGTACTGGATGGTCTTGAAGAGTGTAAGCAAGAACTGAGCCAGCTGGCTGCTTCAAAAGAGCCATTGTTCCCCTTCTCCACACAAGTGGATGACTCAGCTGATCATGCCACACTAACTGTAACAGCGACAAATCTTCCCGCCACTACGCAGTTCAAAGAAAGAGTAAAATTGACGGAAAGGCAAAAGAAGGGAGCAGATAAAAACATCACCAAAGTTAGAGAAACCTTTGAGCTGAAGAAGGTGACAGAGGGAAAACAGAAGGTTCAGAAGATCAAAACAGACCTCATCCCAGCCATTGCTTCATGCCTTGATAAGCGGTATCAGTCTCTGCAAGAGCCAGTTATCCAGGCAATAAGAATTGCAGATCATTCTACCTGGCAGCTAGAGGACCCAATCTGGGGAAAGGCTTGGGTTCGAACACTGGCTGAACATTTCAGTGTCCCTTTAAGTCAGCACAACTTCAGTCTTGATCTTGCACTAAAGGAGTTGAATGGTCTCAAGGCACTAAAAGCAACGAAATTCAAAGGCTACAAAGGACGTATGTCTTTCTGGGAGAAAATCTTTGAAAGTTTTTACGACAAATTTCCCCATTTCCTTCTCATAATAGAGCTGTGTCTGTGCGTGATCTTGTCAAGCAGCACCGTGGAGAGGGGTTTTTCTACTGTCAAACGGCACCTCTGTGACTCTAGGCTCAGTTTGGCAAATGATAGTCTTGATGACCTCCTGTGTGTGCGAATCAACGCCCCACTTCTTCAGAAGCTGGATCCCAGCTATGAGATTAAGCTCGTCAACAAGGCAGTTGAATTGTACATGAACTCCTCTACCCTAAAACGTGGTCGTTATAGAAACACTGTTACAAGGTATTCAGAAGTCGAGCCTGAGGTTGCTTCACTTCAACAGAAGTCGTCAGATCTTTTCCTCCCAATTTCCTTTGCAGTATCTATTCCTGAGCCTGAAAACGAACTTTTGGGGGATGTCAAGTTTGTTGGAAATATCAGCAGCAGTGACTCGGAGTCTCAGGATGAATCAGACAGTGACTCTCAGTCTGAAGTCGAAGAGGAGTCTGAGGGGTTTACACTTTAATGGACACTCAGTTTACACATAAATTCACATTCTGTTGACACTTGAATGGATGTTgaactttttttaaacaaagtgTACACTGAAGCTTTGTTTTGAAGTATTTACAAGATGTTTATTGAAATCAAtgattattatagttattaaaAACGGGTTCCCATGAATTTTAACGGAACCAAAAAACAGTTACAGATGGGTTCCCATGATCTCTGTGCACGGAACCGAAACATTGTTTACCATGCGATTTGAAATCCTAGGGCTTGCATCATTCTCTCTAGCCACTGCAGCTGTTGGTGTGATGCCGCATTCCTTAATTGCTTGAGATTTTCCTGTGGTTGGCGGTCCAACAAAAATGGAGTAGATGTTTAAAGGCATCTCCTGCGGTCCTATGCGTAATATGCTACCGGTCCCAGCCAAGAATGCAGTTGTGGTTATCAGGCTTGTGGAGACATATCCAGCATTCGTGCTTAAGGCGTTGGACTTGCTGTGAATTAAACTCCATACTGATGCGGGGAAAAGTGTTTCAAAAGGCTCAGGTATAGAAATCAAACGCTTCTGAAGCACTGCCCAAGTGCTGTCGGGCTGCTTTCTCAGCTTTGCTAGGCGCGCGTTAGACATGTTTACACTGTGCAATAGTTCTGACTTTTGACGGTGATATACCTTGTGCTGTGTTCGAATCAATTGATTCCACAATGTGGGTGATTCGAAAGAGATTATCTTGTGCCACATTTGAATTGATAATGAGCGTGGGTCAAAACCTATTGTTCtaattaaaattgattttgctCAGATATTGATTCTTCATTAAAAAAGGAGTGGCGTTTAGTTGTTTAAAATAGTTTggaattaagaaaaaataaaaaaagagaaagagcaCTGTTCTTAGTTTGGTGTAACACGCACACCAACTGTTTCAGTTGTCGCATCAGCTTAACAGCGTTGTCTAAACAATGTCAATTTGAAAACACGTCAGATTCGGTCGGTTATGCCTAAGTTGTGAAATTTGCCACTTCGGTGCTGCATCAAAAGAAATCATTACGTAATGGAAGAGGCAATATAAGTTCATTGGTGCCTGTCTAATTGCCACGATTTTGGACTGAAAAGTAATCTCTTCAGTCAGCCTGTTTGCTCGTGTGGTAATCATCTCATTGAGCGgtttagaaaaaaatgtatggAGTAAAACGGCAGGCCGATATGAAATGGGAAGCTTGTGGTGATCGATCCCATGGTTACATCTGGCAATGCAGGAAACAGATCAATGGAAAGCGGCACTGGTGTGAAAGAAGTATTAGAGAAGGAAGCTGGTTTGAGAATGCAAACATGACGTTGGAAGAAGTCATGA
Above is a genomic segment from Acropora muricata isolate sample 2 chromosome 1, ASM3666990v1, whole genome shotgun sequence containing:
- the LOC136922382 gene encoding zinc finger protein 862-like — encoded protein: MESDTQSQPKPLNQTTLTRCVTESVKKNYTRLFNTAFSLVMAEKSFADFPFAIKMQKRNGLEFLPGKDDEHSCSIFVHFLAEALRSDIKSIILLLSNFFAGEMDGSEARKTKDEKELVYCKVVIRGQPVELFLKCQKMADFGGVDAACTKQAFDGAFLQDYGVSDERYQNLLIAVCADGAGVNMGRISGACTEMKSSRPWLLVIHCVNHRLELAIGDAFLSDVSFKSLDEMMTSIYYLFRNSGKNKRLIIRLAQRLSVTWVSFVNPKGTRFQAHRYHGIRVMIVNYLSLLLFAENMIEANNKTCKPELKAQLRGYLNKWLTYGYLGALELYRRVLRLTSHLSLIMQGQDILITDVLDGLEECKQELSQLAASKEPLFPFSTQVDDSADHATLTVTATNLPATTQFKERVKLTERQKKGADKNITKVRETFELKKVTEGKQKVQKIKTDLIPAIASCLDKRYQSLQEPVIQAIRIADHSTWQLEDPIWGKAWVRTLAEHFSVPLSQHNFSLDLALKELNGLKALKATKFKGYKGRMSFWEKIFESFYDKFPHFLLIIELCLCVILSSSTVERGFSTVKRHLCDSRLSLANDSLDDLLCVRINAPLLQKLDPSYEIKLVNKAVELYMNSSTLKRGRYRNTVTRYSEVEPEVASLQQKSSDLFLPISFAVSIPEPENELLGDVKFVGNISSSDSESQDESDSDSQSEVEEESEGFTL